The Bacteroidota bacterium genome includes a region encoding these proteins:
- a CDS encoding transposase — translation MDNQSINKKHGLNTKPSGYKSPIEYPELFLHTHQLDLVGPRYIKGDGRYYSVNILDISSHTCFVEAVRTKASENILQAIASFWKIHGIPDALQMDNELAFRGSNRFPRSYGNVVRFALSLGVVVIFIPLGEPWRNGKIEQFNNTYQKKFVNTHTFKNLEDLSMQEQKFIQFHNSHHRYSAHGQKTPDQVKSLQLSPTYYNGTIHLPNLNPKIKIPLTEGNIFISDLFEAI, via the coding sequence ATGGACAATCAATCGATTAATAAAAAACATGGATTAAATACAAAGCCATCAGGTTATAAATCACCCATAGAATATCCTGAATTATTTCTTCATACCCATCAATTAGATCTGGTGGGGCCTAGATATATTAAAGGTGATGGAAGATACTATAGCGTCAATATTTTAGATATAAGTTCTCATACCTGTTTTGTAGAAGCTGTTCGCACAAAAGCATCAGAAAACATTCTTCAGGCCATTGCTTCCTTCTGGAAAATACATGGCATACCGGACGCTTTACAAATGGATAATGAATTAGCATTCCGGGGAAGCAACCGATTCCCCAGAAGCTATGGAAATGTTGTGCGCTTTGCTCTTAGCCTAGGGGTAGTCGTTATTTTTATTCCTTTAGGAGAACCTTGGAGAAACGGCAAGATCGAACAGTTTAATAATACTTATCAGAAGAAGTTTGTGAACACGCATACATTTAAAAATCTGGAAGATCTATCTATGCAAGAACAAAAATTTATACAGTTCCATAATAGTCATCATCGCTACAGCGCACACGGGCAAAAAACACCAGATCAAGTAAAATCGTTACAATTATCACCTACTTATTATAATGGCACGATACATCTGCCTAATCTTAACCCAAAAATTAAAATACCACTAACAGAAGGGAATATTTTTATATCAGATTTATTCGAAGCGATCTAA
- a CDS encoding helix-turn-helix domain-containing protein, which translates to MNSYQQRQEAVQRFLKGEHVTHIAIVFKKSRKWVHHWINQYNLRTDELSWFKDRSKAPKKNSSTLSIELEAQILQIRKELVNERMAQIGAISIQYQCELRGIKPIPSVWTINRLIKNMD; encoded by the coding sequence ATGAATTCGTATCAGCAAAGACAAGAGGCGGTCCAAAGGTTTTTAAAGGGTGAACATGTAACTCATATTGCAATTGTATTTAAGAAAAGCCGCAAATGGGTTCACCACTGGATAAACCAATATAACCTTAGAACTGATGAACTTAGTTGGTTTAAAGATCGAAGTAAGGCACCCAAAAAAAACTCTTCAACTTTATCCATTGAGTTGGAGGCGCAAATTCTGCAAATCAGAAAGGAATTGGTAAACGAAAGGATGGCGCAAATCGGAGCAATTTCTATTCAATACCAATGCGAACTTCGTGGAATTAAACCTATTCCTTCGGTATGGACAATCAATCGATTAATAAAAAACATGGATTAA
- a CDS encoding 4'-phosphopantetheinyl transferase superfamily protein has protein sequence MALILRESLLDYAEYAVWKIEEEPQFYRSKLILSDWETNYLAAISHPKRQLTWLASRYLLKYLMNTEDFVELLFDEHGKPFVSNFDLHVSLSHSFTYAAAIISKDYRVGIDIEEPNRKIDIIKHKFLSQVELNHIGDQEEMKKLLIYWSSKEVMYKIYGKRKLEFKDDMYVKPFLLKERGDIDGILMKGGTVAEYHMHYSLKQDFTLVVGVEKEVVVLETL, from the coding sequence ATGGCGCTGATTTTAAGGGAGAGTTTACTTGATTATGCGGAGTATGCGGTGTGGAAAATAGAGGAGGAGCCTCAGTTCTATCGTTCTAAACTCATATTGAGCGATTGGGAGACGAACTATCTCGCAGCAATAAGTCACCCTAAACGCCAACTAACCTGGTTAGCGAGCAGATATCTTCTGAAATATCTTATGAATACGGAAGATTTTGTTGAATTGTTATTCGACGAACACGGAAAACCCTTTGTTTCCAATTTTGATCTTCATGTGAGTTTATCTCATAGTTTTACCTATGCAGCAGCTATAATTTCAAAGGATTACAGAGTTGGAATCGACATTGAAGAACCAAACAGAAAGATAGATATCATTAAACATAAATTTTTGTCCCAGGTTGAATTGAACCATATTGGAGATCAGGAGGAGATGAAAAAACTTTTGATCTATTGGAGCTCCAAAGAAGTGATGTATAAAATTTACGGCAAACGCAAACTCGAATTTAAGGATGATATGTACGTAAAACCCTTTTTATTAAAAGAGAGAGGAGATATTGATGGCATTTTGATGAAAGGGGGAACAGTCGCAGAATATCACATGCATTATTCACTTAAACAGGATTTCACATTAGTGGTTGGAGTGGAAAAAGAGGTTGTGGTGTTGGAAACGCTTTAA
- a CDS encoding choice-of-anchor J domain-containing protein: MIRDGNPTSGILRVETDVTSFGFDEGIKFTAEGGSDAWPADEYLNFWSGNIGDFLLGYAQFPGGPAATDGVVIHFQHVGLEPAGYPYHLGRTATHEVGHWLNLYHIWGDDSGCAGSDLCGDTPNQRVETYGCPSFPETDMCSPDFPGFMFQNYMDYTDDACMNIFTQDQKDRIQSLFEPGGERFNLTNSEGCGLQPYDAQAIASLPGGTICELTVNPMVTIKNHGTEVLTSIDIFYNIDGGATSSFEWSGSLITGATENVSLPAISTTEGEHTLEVTLENPNGFTDADAGDNTSETDFVVNLTALPLPLSQGFESSGFPYDGYTLSNPDDYYTWERTNDAAALGTYSIYMNHYDNDANGEIDEFVLPAYDLTGMATINFTFDVAYALYTNGGVYSDTLEVLVSEDCGSSWETVYKKANPDLQTADVTPSSFVPEDDEWRNESIDLTSYLTSPQLFVKFRTISDYENNLYVDNININDGQQIGVINSSNDFKLTLFPNPTDNILNIKYNISQSGNGTLLIYDVLGKLVFSENISTTSGINILTIPVAELSAGYYRIKLETGGMNASTPFVKE, from the coding sequence TTGATCCGGGATGGAAATCCTACTTCCGGAATTCTAAGGGTTGAAACGGATGTTACAAGTTTTGGATTCGATGAAGGAATCAAATTTACTGCTGAGGGAGGATCTGACGCCTGGCCTGCAGATGAATACTTAAATTTCTGGTCGGGAAATATTGGTGATTTTTTATTGGGATATGCGCAATTTCCAGGTGGTCCGGCTGCTACAGATGGAGTGGTTATCCACTTCCAACATGTTGGTCTTGAGCCGGCTGGATATCCATATCATTTAGGAAGAACTGCAACCCATGAAGTGGGCCACTGGTTGAATCTTTATCATATCTGGGGCGACGATAGTGGCTGTGCCGGCTCTGATCTTTGCGGAGATACACCAAACCAAAGGGTGGAAACCTACGGTTGCCCTAGTTTTCCTGAAACTGATATGTGTTCCCCTGATTTTCCGGGATTCATGTTCCAAAATTATATGGACTATACCGATGATGCTTGTATGAATATTTTCACGCAGGATCAGAAGGACCGGATTCAATCGCTTTTTGAACCGGGTGGTGAACGATTTAATCTTACAAATTCAGAAGGTTGCGGTTTACAACCTTATGACGCTCAGGCAATTGCATCACTTCCAGGCGGAACGATCTGCGAACTTACGGTAAATCCTATGGTTACCATTAAAAATCATGGAACTGAGGTTCTTACATCCATCGACATCTTTTATAATATAGATGGAGGAGCTACATCCTCCTTTGAATGGTCGGGCTCATTGATTACGGGCGCAACTGAAAATGTTTCTTTACCTGCTATCTCTACTACTGAAGGCGAGCACACACTCGAAGTTACCTTAGAGAATCCAAACGGATTTACCGATGCCGATGCCGGCGACAATACCAGCGAAACAGACTTTGTTGTTAATCTCACTGCTCTCCCACTTCCCTTATCACAGGGATTTGAGTCCAGCGGATTCCCTTACGACGGTTATACACTCAGCAATCCTGACGATTATTACACCTGGGAAAGAACCAACGATGCTGCGGCATTGGGAACCTATTCCATTTATATGAATCATTACGATAATGATGCGAACGGCGAAATAGATGAATTTGTACTTCCAGCTTATGATCTTACCGGAATGGCAACTATTAATTTCACTTTTGATGTTGCTTATGCTTTGTATACGAACGGCGGAGTATATTCTGATACGCTTGAGGTTTTAGTTAGTGAAGATTGTGGTTCAAGCTGGGAAACGGTATACAAAAAAGCAAATCCCGATCTTCAAACTGCGGATGTTACACCAAGTTCATTTGTGCCTGAAGATGATGAGTGGAGAAATGAATCCATTGACCTTACAAGTTATTTAACATCACCACAATTGTTTGTAAAATTCCGCACTATAAGTGATTACGAAAATAATTTGTACGTTGATAATATTAATATAAATGATGGACAGCAAATTGGAGTTATAAATTCTTCCAATGATTTTAAATTAACTTTATTTCCAAATCCGACCGACAACATTTTAAATATTAAATACAATATTTCGCAAAGTGGAAATGGAACATTATTAATTTATGATGTTCTTGGAAAATTAGTATTCAGCGAAAATATATCAACCACATCCGGTATAAATATCCTTACAATTCCAGTTGCAGAACTAAGTGCAGGATATTATAGAATTAAATTGGAAACGGGTGGGATGAATGCTTCTACACCGTTTGTGAAGGAATAG
- a CDS encoding PQQ-binding-like beta-propeller repeat protein, producing MKLLAFSTIVVLLSFQIPNVPLEKIAIPDTESDTTDVLSEVLAINADPANKLSSSFRQGHVSDFPFTDYFTQTEYGYKIKLPATNNVPTPTWNDNKIYVSGGFGSKQFLSFHAETGELNWGINLDDDGPSSCVIEDGVVVFNTESCTIFACDVNTGKHLWSWWLGDPLMSTPTVANGIVYSSYPCNTNYTYNVDGEYLDQQNISSNNVKVTSQNTGNYSHAIIAMELKTGKILWQKRIEGDILSAPIEEEGKLHVVTFAGVYYILDAVTGEFTSAKKCRATSAPVLHNGRAYYSQRGDKAGEAVSELVTGYNYELNAVDFSTEKKQAAYLDKSVQSSSKLKMESNSSDAGNGFGGGAPASSNWMAANENIGQSNVSSLQNFYGSRVTATADVQFNMMGDTLFCMDNITGKEKWKYAVSGNLKQEGGYLATAPIVAGKYIITGTLQGEIILMNQLTGAAEKKYYVNEPIRSQPIAMNGWIYVTTTAGNLCAINTFDVTISGWPMLGADNKHSNKIL from the coding sequence ATGAAACTACTCGCATTTTCCACCATTGTTGTCCTTTTATCCTTCCAGATTCCAAATGTTCCATTGGAAAAAATTGCGATTCCAGATACTGAATCAGATACTACCGATGTGTTGTCAGAAGTGCTGGCGATAAATGCAGATCCGGCGAATAAATTAAGCAGCAGTTTTCGTCAGGGTCACGTAAGTGATTTTCCCTTTACCGATTATTTTACTCAAACAGAATATGGCTACAAAATAAAATTACCGGCAACAAACAATGTTCCCACTCCAACCTGGAATGATAATAAAATTTATGTGAGCGGAGGATTTGGAAGCAAACAATTTTTAAGTTTTCACGCAGAAACAGGGGAATTAAATTGGGGAATTAATTTGGATGATGACGGTCCATCATCTTGTGTAATTGAGGATGGAGTTGTTGTTTTTAATACGGAGTCATGCACCATTTTTGCATGTGATGTAAATACAGGAAAACATTTATGGTCGTGGTGGCTCGGCGATCCATTAATGTCGACACCAACCGTTGCAAATGGAATTGTTTATTCTTCTTATCCATGTAATACCAATTATACCTATAATGTTGATGGCGAATATCTTGATCAACAAAATATTTCTTCCAATAATGTAAAAGTTACATCCCAAAACACCGGTAATTATTCTCACGCAATAATTGCAATGGAATTAAAGACAGGAAAAATACTTTGGCAAAAAAGAATAGAGGGTGATATTTTATCAGCACCAATTGAGGAAGAAGGTAAACTTCATGTTGTAACTTTTGCAGGTGTATATTATATACTCGATGCTGTTACCGGTGAATTTACCTCTGCTAAAAAATGTCGTGCTACTTCCGCTCCGGTATTACATAACGGCAGAGCGTATTACAGTCAACGTGGCGACAAAGCCGGCGAGGCAGTTTCAGAGCTGGTTACAGGTTATAATTACGAATTAAATGCAGTTGATTTCAGCACGGAAAAAAAACAAGCAGCTTATCTTGATAAAAGTGTTCAAAGCAGTTCAAAACTAAAAATGGAAAGTAACAGCAGTGATGCAGGAAATGGTTTTGGTGGTGGAGCGCCTGCTTCATCAAATTGGATGGCAGCAAATGAAAATATCGGACAAAGCAATGTGAGTTCACTCCAAAATTTTTATGGAAGTCGCGTTACAGCAACAGCAGATGTTCAATTTAATATGATGGGTGATACACTTTTTTGTATGGATAATATTACCGGAAAAGAAAAATGGAAATATGCTGTTTCAGGAAATTTAAAACAGGAAGGTGGATATTTAGCAACTGCTCCCATAGTGGCAGGAAAATATATTATTACAGGAACTCTGCAAGGAGAAATTATTTTAATGAATCAATTAACGGGAGCTGCAGAAAAAAAATATTATGTGAACGAACCGATCCGTTCACAACCTATTGCTATGAACGGATGGATCTATGTAACTACTACAGCCGGTAATTTATGTGCCATTAACACCTTTGATGTTACAATCAGCGGCTGGCCAATGTTGGGTGCCGATAATAAACACAGTAATAAAATATTGTAA
- a CDS encoding CBS domain-containing protein, with protein MIFKRNASDFMTGAVIVANVHNTFDQVMEFFTTYKIQHLPVADDDRLIGIISINDMLNFMSGIIKEDVSITHFNLNKRFKISEVMTPDPVTVEPDSSQKDVLEILAEGKFQAVPVVKEGIILGIITNKDITRIYNYDATHVLP; from the coding sequence ATGATCTTTAAACGCAACGCATCCGATTTCATGACAGGCGCAGTAATTGTTGCCAATGTACATAATACCTTCGATCAGGTAATGGAATTTTTTACTACATATAAAATTCAACACTTACCTGTTGCTGACGACGATAGACTTATTGGAATTATCAGTATTAATGATATGCTTAATTTCATGTCTGGTATAATTAAGGAAGATGTAAGTATCACACATTTTAACCTGAACAAAAGATTTAAAATAAGTGAAGTAATGACTCCCGATCCAGTTACGGTGGAGCCGGATTCCTCACAAAAAGATGTTTTGGAAATTTTAGCTGAAGGGAAATTTCAAGCAGTTCCAGTTGTAAAAGAAGGAATTATTTTGGGAATTATCACCAATAAAGATATTACCAGAATATACAATTATGATGCAACACATGTTCTTCCTTAA
- a CDS encoding dihydrofolate reductase: MKKLIVLFIAFTSLQLIAQQPEQILTSGKGQAEDILGDSFTWQTEQFADLGILRYTIPGWEKLTVKQKTLVYYLTQAGYCGRDIIYDQNYRHNLEIRKALENIVTKYSGSKTSGEWSSFLVYTKRVWFSNGIHHHYSMDKIMPGFSKEYFKSLLIATDTKLSENVINIMFDPELDNKKVNLDSDADLLLTSATNFYGVDVSQKDAEEYYSKIIDKSDTTAISYGLNSQLVKTEKGIEERLWIAEGMYGSAIKQIIFWLEKAVTVAENAQQAKALNLLISYYKTGDLKTWDEYNIEWVKETEGDIDYINSFIEVYNDPLGFRGSFESIVELKDFDASERMSTLSQHAQWFEDQSPILKEHKKDSVVGVSYKVVNVAGEAGDASPATPIGVNLPNANWIRADFGSKSVSLGNIGYAYEQAGSSGMLDEFCYSAEEKERAIKFGSISGKMHTAMHEVIGHASGKINKGIGTPKETLKNYANVLEEARADLVGLYYIMDPKLVEWGLIPDIEVGKTQYDSYIRNGLMVQLRRIEPGKTVEESHMRNRQMIAAWAYAKGKSSNVIERKFENGKTYFVVNDYDALRKLFGELLREIQRIKSEGDFKAGMDLVETYGVQVDEDLHKEVLARSEKLNIPPYFGFINPLLTPVMDDAGNVIDVTVSYPDNFTEQMLYYGSKYSFLQPGSGK; encoded by the coding sequence ATGAAAAAATTAATAGTATTATTTATTGCATTTACATCGCTGCAACTCATCGCTCAGCAGCCCGAACAAATACTTACAAGCGGTAAAGGCCAGGCAGAAGACATTCTTGGCGACAGTTTTACCTGGCAAACAGAACAATTTGCAGATCTTGGAATTTTGAGATATACCATTCCGGGATGGGAAAAGTTAACTGTTAAACAAAAAACGCTGGTTTACTACCTTACGCAGGCAGGATACTGTGGCAGAGATATCATTTATGATCAGAATTACAGGCATAATCTGGAGATAAGAAAAGCACTGGAAAATATTGTTACCAAATATTCAGGGAGCAAAACATCCGGTGAATGGAGTTCCTTTTTAGTGTATACCAAAAGAGTTTGGTTCAGTAATGGAATTCATCACCATTATTCCATGGATAAAATAATGCCCGGTTTTTCAAAAGAATATTTCAAGTCTCTTTTAATTGCAACAGATACTAAACTTTCAGAAAATGTGATCAATATTATGTTTGATCCCGAACTGGACAATAAAAAAGTAAATCTTGATTCTGATGCAGATCTTTTACTTACCTCTGCAACCAATTTTTATGGTGTTGATGTTTCGCAAAAAGATGCTGAGGAATATTACTCCAAGATAATAGATAAAAGTGATACCACAGCAATTTCATACGGATTAAATTCGCAATTAGTAAAAACTGAGAAAGGTATTGAAGAAAGACTATGGATTGCAGAAGGCATGTATGGTTCTGCTATAAAACAAATAATTTTTTGGTTAGAAAAAGCAGTAACCGTTGCAGAAAATGCACAACAAGCCAAGGCTTTAAATCTGCTCATTTCCTATTATAAAACCGGTGACCTTAAAACCTGGGATGAATATAATATTGAATGGGTTAAAGAAACCGAAGGCGATATTGATTATATCAATTCTTTTATTGAAGTATATAATGATCCATTAGGATTTAGAGGATCATTTGAATCGATAGTGGAGTTAAAAGATTTTGATGCGTCAGAAAGAATGTCCACATTATCGCAGCATGCTCAATGGTTTGAAGACCAATCACCAATTTTAAAAGAGCATAAAAAAGATTCGGTTGTAGGTGTTTCTTATAAGGTTGTAAATGTTGCCGGTGAAGCCGGTGATGCCTCTCCTGCTACTCCCATAGGTGTTAATTTACCAAATGCAAACTGGATCAGAGCCGATTTTGGTTCTAAATCTGTAAGCCTGGGAAATATTGGTTATGCTTACGAACAAGCAGGAAGTTCAGGAATGCTGGATGAATTTTGTTACAGTGCGGAAGAAAAAGAAAGAGCAATAAAATTCGGATCTATTTCCGGAAAAATGCATACTGCAATGCATGAGGTAATTGGTCATGCAAGTGGAAAAATTAATAAAGGAATTGGAACACCAAAAGAAACTTTAAAAAATTACGCAAATGTTTTAGAAGAAGCTCGCGCTGATCTCGTTGGATTATATTATATAATGGATCCTAAATTAGTGGAGTGGGGTTTGATTCCGGATATTGAAGTGGGAAAAACACAATACGACAGTTATATCCGCAACGGATTAATGGTGCAATTGCGCAGAATTGAACCAGGTAAAACGGTGGAAGAATCACATATGCGCAATCGTCAGATGATCGCAGCCTGGGCCTATGCTAAAGGAAAGTCAAGTAATGTGATAGAAAGAAAATTCGAAAATGGAAAAACGTATTTTGTGGTAAATGATTATGATGCATTAAGAAAACTTTTTGGAGAATTATTGCGTGAAATTCAACGCATAAAATCTGAAGGTGATTTTAAAGCCGGAATGGACCTTGTGGAAACGTATGGCGTTCAGGTTGACGAGGATTTACACAAAGAAGTTTTAGCAAGATCAGAAAAATTAAATATTCCACCTTATTTTGGATTTATAAATCCACTATTAACTCCCGTTATGGATGATGCAGGAAATGTGATAGATGTAACTGTCTCCTATCCCGATAATTTTACGGAACAAATGTTGTACTACGGATCGAAATATTCGTTTTTACAACCCGGAAGCGGGAAATGA
- a CDS encoding DNA-3-methyladenine glycosylase 2 family protein, translated as MSAYQIHLSKDKKLKTLIDNRDSFVLKQEKNICLYLCYSIMSQQLSTKVAAVFHQRFIELYKGKEPTAKQIVETKFETLRAIGLSNAKANYILNVANFEIENGMSAKKLNKMSNEEVITYLTQIKGVGKWTVEMLLMFALGREDVFAVDDFGIQSAMIKMYNLNAEDKKEMRQRMLKISAKWEPYRTFACLHLWHWKDEK; from the coding sequence ATGTCGGCATATCAAATACATCTATCCAAAGACAAAAAGTTAAAAACCCTGATCGATAACAGAGATTCTTTTGTATTAAAACAGGAAAAAAATATCTGTTTGTATTTATGTTATAGTATAATGAGTCAGCAATTATCTACTAAAGTTGCCGCAGTATTTCACCAGCGCTTTATTGAACTTTATAAGGGAAAAGAACCAACAGCAAAACAAATTGTGGAAACCAAATTTGAGACTTTACGCGCAATTGGTTTATCAAATGCAAAAGCGAATTATATTTTAAATGTTGCAAATTTTGAAATAGAAAATGGCATGAGTGCGAAAAAATTAAATAAGATGAGCAATGAAGAAGTGATCACTTATTTAACCCAAATTAAAGGAGTTGGAAAATGGACCGTTGAAATGTTATTGATGTTTGCACTTGGTCGTGAAGATGTATTTGCAGTTGATGATTTTGGTATACAATCTGCGATGATAAAAATGTATAATTTAAATGCGGAAGATAAAAAAGAAATGAGGCAAAGAATGTTAAAAATATCTGCAAAATGGGAGCCATATAGAACTTTTGCATGTTTACATTTATGGCATTGGAAAGATGAGAAATAG
- a CDS encoding S9 family peptidase, whose product MKKILFYTLFVFVSGSGFSQVMSPELLWSLGRVGAETISPDGNNVIFGVTNYNIEAGTSERNLFKVATDGGNPVQLTTAKGGENAVMTLPGGKMGYMFNGQIWQSEWDGTGAIQLTKYEGGLNNVRFSPNGMYIMYSKEIKMDKVMASEIYPDLTGSNVRVINDLNYRHWDTWEDGAYQHVFYAKWNNGTITEEIDIMAGQKFDCPQMPFGGTEDMVWHPDSKRIVYVTKQKTGAQYATSTNTDIFVYNLETGKTQNFTEGMMGYDTNPNLSPDGTKMAWLSMETDGFEADKNRLYILEKKTETKVDATASFDESIDAIRWSLDGKFIYFTAPIDGTIQLFELDVTNVFTKVDAGGRKVNPVRKITKGDFDITGIVGEVKGQLIVTRTDMNHATEIYSMNVTTGDMTALTTTNKSQYDKIKMGKTERKMVKTSDGKEMLVWFIYPPDFDPNKKYPTLLYCQGGPQSALTQFYSFRWNFQLMAAKGYIIVAPNRRGMPGHGTAWNEEISGDWGGQAIRDYYSAIDYAKTLPYVDGERCGAVGASYGGYSVYMMAGTHNGRFKSFIAHDGLFNLSSFYGTTEEVWFSDWDMGGPYWEAGEHQKSYSDFNPINFVANWNTPILIYQGGKDFRTTEDQAFQAFQAAQLRGIKSRFVYLPDENHWVLKCHNALAWQREFYKWLEETL is encoded by the coding sequence ATGAAGAAAATTCTTTTTTATACGTTGTTCGTTTTTGTTTCAGGAAGTGGTTTTTCTCAGGTAATGAGTCCGGAATTGCTTTGGAGCCTCGGAAGGGTAGGGGCAGAAACTATTTCACCCGATGGTAATAATGTTATATTCGGTGTAACCAATTATAATATAGAAGCTGGAACTTCTGAAAGAAATCTCTTTAAGGTTGCAACAGATGGTGGAAATCCAGTTCAATTAACAACGGCAAAAGGAGGGGAGAATGCTGTAATGACATTACCCGGTGGTAAAATGGGTTATATGTTCAATGGACAGATCTGGCAATCGGAATGGGACGGAACCGGAGCAATTCAACTTACAAAATATGAAGGTGGCCTAAATAATGTGCGTTTTTCGCCAAATGGAATGTATATCATGTATTCCAAAGAGATCAAAATGGATAAAGTGATGGCTTCAGAAATATATCCTGATCTAACCGGTTCCAATGTGCGTGTTATAAATGATCTTAATTATCGCCATTGGGATACCTGGGAAGACGGTGCATACCAACATGTTTTTTATGCGAAGTGGAATAATGGAACTATAACGGAAGAAATTGATATTATGGCGGGACAGAAATTCGATTGTCCTCAAATGCCCTTCGGTGGTACTGAAGATATGGTTTGGCATCCTGATAGTAAACGTATCGTGTATGTAACAAAACAAAAAACCGGAGCTCAGTATGCTACCAGCACGAATACGGATATTTTCGTTTACAACCTCGAAACCGGGAAAACACAAAATTTTACGGAGGGAATGATGGGTTACGATACCAATCCAAATTTATCGCCCGACGGAACTAAAATGGCCTGGTTAAGTATGGAAACTGATGGTTTTGAAGCGGATAAAAACAGATTGTACATCCTTGAGAAAAAAACAGAGACCAAAGTTGATGCAACTGCAAGTTTTGATGAATCAATAGATGCTATTCGCTGGAGTTTGGACGGAAAGTTTATATACTTTACAGCACCAATCGACGGAACAATTCAACTTTTTGAATTGGATGTTACCAATGTTTTCACCAAAGTAGATGCCGGAGGTAGAAAAGTGAACCCTGTTCGCAAGATCACTAAAGGTGATTTTGATATTACGGGTATTGTTGGTGAAGTTAAAGGCCAATTAATTGTTACCCGCACCGATATGAACCACGCAACAGAAATTTATAGCATGAATGTCACAACGGGCGATATGACTGCGCTCACAACCACTAACAAAAGTCAGTACGACAAGATAAAAATGGGTAAAACCGAACGAAAAATGGTGAAAACCAGCGATGGTAAAGAAATGCTCGTTTGGTTCATTTATCCACCGGATTTTGATCCGAATAAAAAATATCCAACCCTTTTATATTGTCAGGGCGGTCCCCAAAGTGCATTAACCCAATTTTATTCCTTCAGATGGAATTTTCAACTTATGGCTGCAAAAGGTTATATAATTGTTGCTCCTAACAGACGAGGAATGCCGGGACATGGAACTGCCTGGAATGAGGAAATTAGTGGTGATTGGGGCGGACAAGCAATTAGAGATTATTACAGCGCAATAGATTACGCTAAAACGCTTCCATATGTTGATGGTGAAAGATGCGGTGCTGTTGGAGCAAGTTATGGTGGCTATAGCGTTTACATGATGGCCGGAACACATAACGGACGATTCAAATCCTTCATTGCTCACGACGGATTGTTTAACCTGAGTTCATTTTATGGAACCACAGAGGAAGTTTGGTTTTCCGACTGGGATATGGGTGGACCTTACTGGGAAGCTGGTGAACACCAAAAAAGTTATAGCGACTTCAACCCTATTAATTTTGTAGCTAATTGGAACACTCCAATTTTGATCTACCAAGGCGGAAAAGATTTCAGAACTACAGAAGATCAGGCGTTTCAAGCATTTCAGGCCGCTCAGCTACGCGGAATCAAGTCGAGATTCGTGTATTTGCCCGACGAAAACCATTGGGTGCTGAAATGCCACAATGCATTAGCCTGGCAGCGCGAGTTTTACAAGTGGTTGGAAGAAACCTTGTAG